The following are encoded in a window of Sinorhizobium sojae CCBAU 05684 genomic DNA:
- the pyk gene encoding pyruvate kinase, whose amino-acid sequence MRRNRKVKILATLGPASAEEQTIQKLHEAGADLFRINMSHASHEVMRTLITRIRAVEERCGRPIGILADLQGPKLRVGKFADGKVELAIGQTFTLDNKDVPGDNTRVYLPHPEILQAVKPGDRLLIDDGKLHLRAEKVDGNSIVTTVVSGTKISDRKGVSLPDTLLGVGALTDKDRSDLDAVLATEQIDWVALSFIQRPEDIAEVRKIARGRVGLMSKIEKPQAIERIDEIIELSDALMVARGDLGVEMPLESVPGLQKRLTRACRRAGKPVVVATQMLESMISAPVPTRAEVSDVATAVFEGADAVMLSAESASGEYPIEAVATMASIASNVERDPHYSGIIYAQRTPPEATGADAISLAAHQIAETLNLSAIVCYTSSGATGLRAARERPQVPLIALSPIVETARRLSVVWGLHCVVTEDAKDLDDMVNRACRIAVSEGFSNPGDRIIISAGVPLGTPGATNMLRIAYINSDGLTGI is encoded by the coding sequence ATGAGACGGAACAGAAAAGTCAAAATTCTCGCCACGCTCGGACCGGCATCGGCCGAGGAGCAGACCATTCAGAAACTGCACGAGGCGGGGGCTGATCTGTTTCGCATCAACATGAGCCATGCCAGCCACGAAGTCATGCGCACATTGATTACGCGGATCCGCGCCGTCGAAGAGCGTTGCGGCCGCCCGATCGGGATCCTGGCCGACCTGCAGGGGCCGAAGCTGCGCGTCGGCAAGTTCGCCGACGGCAAGGTCGAGCTCGCGATCGGCCAGACCTTCACGCTCGACAACAAGGACGTGCCTGGTGACAACACGCGCGTCTATCTCCCGCATCCCGAAATACTCCAGGCGGTGAAACCTGGCGATCGCCTGCTGATCGATGACGGCAAGTTGCATTTGCGCGCCGAAAAGGTCGACGGCAACAGCATCGTGACCACTGTGGTCTCCGGCACGAAGATCTCGGACCGCAAGGGCGTCAGCCTGCCGGATACGCTGCTCGGTGTCGGAGCGCTGACGGACAAGGATCGCTCCGATCTCGACGCGGTGCTGGCCACGGAGCAGATCGACTGGGTGGCGCTCTCCTTCATCCAGCGTCCGGAGGATATTGCCGAGGTGCGCAAGATCGCGCGCGGCCGCGTCGGGCTTATGTCGAAGATCGAAAAGCCGCAGGCGATCGAGCGCATCGACGAGATCATCGAATTGTCCGATGCGCTTATGGTGGCGCGTGGCGATCTCGGCGTCGAAATGCCGCTCGAATCAGTCCCCGGCCTCCAGAAGCGATTGACGCGCGCCTGCCGTCGCGCCGGTAAGCCGGTGGTGGTCGCCACTCAGATGCTGGAATCGATGATCTCGGCGCCGGTGCCGACGCGCGCGGAAGTGTCGGACGTGGCGACCGCCGTGTTCGAGGGCGCCGACGCGGTGATGCTTTCGGCCGAATCCGCCTCCGGGGAATATCCGATCGAAGCGGTTGCGACCATGGCTTCGATCGCGAGCAATGTCGAGCGCGACCCGCATTATTCGGGCATCATCTATGCCCAGCGCACGCCGCCCGAGGCGACCGGCGCCGACGCCATTTCGCTTGCCGCCCACCAGATCGCTGAAACGCTCAATCTTTCCGCGATCGTCTGTTACACGTCCTCCGGCGCCACGGGCCTGCGTGCGGCGCGGGAGCGCCCGCAAGTCCCGCTCATCGCCCTTTCGCCGATCGTCGAAACGGCGAGGCGCCTCTCGGTCGTGTGGGGGCTCCATTGCGTCGTCACCGAAGACGCGAAGGACCTCGACGACATGGTCAACCGAGCCTGCCGCATTGCCGTTAGCGAAGGCTTCTCCAATCCGGGAGACCGCATCATCATCTCCGCCGGCGTGCCGCTCGGAACGCCCGGCGCCACCAACATGCTGCGTATCGCCTACATCAATTCGGACGGTTTGACGGGCATTTGA
- a CDS encoding DUF1036 domain-containing protein, translated as MTLGPALLFSLAISGSFLFAGEARADFRVCNGTQTLVGVAIGYRAEEGWVTEGWWQVPATTCATLIEGELQSRYYYLYAEDAAKGGRWTGDVNMCVAENEFKIVGVEDCYARGFQRMGFKEYDTGRQGSWMVQLSDTPGTQESQN; from the coding sequence ATGACATTGGGGCCTGCCCTCCTGTTTTCCTTGGCTATATCCGGTTCGTTCCTGTTTGCGGGCGAGGCTCGCGCCGACTTTCGCGTCTGCAACGGCACTCAAACCCTGGTCGGAGTGGCGATAGGCTATCGCGCCGAAGAGGGCTGGGTGACGGAGGGCTGGTGGCAGGTGCCGGCAACGACCTGCGCCACTCTGATCGAGGGCGAGCTCCAGTCGCGCTATTACTATCTTTACGCGGAAGATGCGGCCAAGGGCGGCCGCTGGACGGGCGACGTCAACATGTGCGTCGCGGAGAACGAGTTCAAGATTGTCGGCGTTGAGGACTGCTACGCACGCGGCTTCCAGCGCATGGGCTTCAAGGAATACGACACAGGGCGGCAGGGAAGCTGGATGGTTCAGCTTTCCGACACACCCGGCACGCAGGAAAGCCAGAATTGA
- the ykgO gene encoding type B 50S ribosomal protein L36 produces the protein MKIKNSLKSLKARHRENRLVRRKGRVYIINKLNPRFKARQG, from the coding sequence ATGAAGATCAAGAATTCGCTCAAGTCACTGAAGGCCCGCCACCGCGAAAACCGTCTCGTTCGCCGCAAGGGCCGCGTCTACATCATCAACAAGCTGAACCCGCGCTTCAAGGCACGCCAGGGCTGA
- a CDS encoding 5-(carboxyamino)imidazole ribonucleotide synthase encodes MKTIGIIGGGQLGRMLAMAAARLNFRTVILEPQPDCPAAQVANAQIIAAYDDPQGLEQLVEASDLITYEFENVPVSAAERLMASRPVFPPPKALEVAQDRLVEKHFINACGIATARFHAVDSQADLEAALADFGGTGVLKTRRLGYDGKGQRVFRSAEDDPSGAFAALGEVPLILESFVSFEREISIIAARGPDGTIASFDPAENVHRNGILHTSTVPAAVDPSTAEAAREAATAILNALGYVGVIGVEFFVLADGGVVANEMAPRVHNSGHWTEAACAVSQFEQHIRAIAGLPLADASRHSDCVMQNLIGDDIAAVSGLLAERDVLVHLYGKAEARPGRKMGHFTRLLRPR; translated from the coding sequence ATGAAGACCATTGGCATTATCGGCGGCGGTCAGCTTGGCCGCATGCTCGCCATGGCCGCTGCCCGGCTGAACTTCCGTACGGTCATTCTCGAACCGCAACCCGACTGTCCGGCCGCCCAGGTTGCAAACGCCCAGATCATCGCCGCCTATGACGATCCGCAGGGGCTCGAGCAACTGGTCGAGGCCTCGGACCTGATCACCTACGAATTCGAGAATGTCCCGGTTTCCGCGGCCGAGCGGCTCATGGCATCGCGGCCGGTCTTTCCGCCGCCGAAAGCCCTTGAAGTTGCGCAGGACCGGCTGGTCGAAAAACACTTCATCAACGCCTGCGGCATCGCCACGGCGCGCTTCCACGCGGTCGACAGTCAGGCCGATCTCGAAGCGGCCCTGGCAGATTTCGGCGGTACCGGCGTCCTGAAGACCCGGCGTCTCGGCTATGACGGCAAGGGCCAGCGGGTCTTCCGCTCCGCCGAGGACGATCCGTCCGGCGCCTTTGCCGCGCTCGGCGAGGTGCCGCTCATTCTCGAAAGCTTCGTGTCCTTCGAGCGGGAAATCTCGATCATCGCGGCTCGGGGGCCTGACGGCACAATCGCCAGCTTCGACCCGGCGGAGAACGTGCATCGCAACGGCATTCTCCACACCTCGACCGTGCCGGCAGCCGTCGACCCGTCCACGGCTGAAGCCGCCCGCGAGGCAGCGACCGCCATCCTGAACGCGCTCGGCTATGTCGGCGTCATCGGCGTCGAGTTCTTCGTGCTTGCCGACGGCGGCGTCGTCGCCAATGAGATGGCGCCGCGCGTTCACAATTCCGGCCACTGGACGGAGGCAGCCTGCGCCGTATCGCAGTTCGAGCAGCACATCCGCGCCATTGCCGGCCTGCCGCTCGCAGACGCGTCGCGCCACTCCGATTGCGTCATGCAGAACCTGATCGGCGACGACATTGCCGCAGTCTCCGGCCTGCTCGCCGAGCGCGATGTGCTGGTCCACCTCTATGGCAAGGCCGAGGCACGCCCGGGTCGCAAGATGGGTCATTTTACCCGGCTCCTCCGGCCTCGTTAG